The DNA window GTATTTCAAACTGAACCCAGACAGTAAATCTGGAAATAGACTTGTAGCCTTCTTGCATGGTTGCATTTTCTGTTCCtgaatctgaaatattttactgtcCTAAACAACTGAAGCTTGAAACAAGACTGAGGGATTTGACTTGTAATTACACAAATTTGATAACTTTATTCTGGGCATGGCGATATACTACATGTAACATTTACAGAATGCATCAAATTGCTCGTTGCAGCACAATACTTGAACTTCCATGTcaataatgtaattaattcTTTTTATGGGTAATTCAGAAATGATACACACACCATCCCATAATATGTTTATTATGGGTATTTTCATCATTTGACAACTGTCTGTTGTAAATTATGCTTAAagcgcctcacagcaagaaggtcctgagTTCGaatccaggtactccggtttcctcccacagtccaaagactaggctaatttgagactctaaattgcccataggtatgagtgtgcgagtgaatggtgtgtgtagatTGGCACCCTcaccagggtgtaatcctgcctctcacccaatgcgtgctgggataggctccagcaccccccgcgaccctgcccaggataagcgggtatacaGTAGATAAttgacggatggatggatgtatttttatatgataAATAGAGGGCCGTGGGTCTCATCTGACGCCTTTCCAGACCATGTTTAGTGCAATCATGTGTTTCAGTGCTGGAGAAAAACTTGCATGTGCACTAGCCCTTTTTGGAGAAAATTAGACAGATTAGAGAGTTGCACCCAAAAGGCTGTTCAGCTGGTCCCTAATTGCATCATTGGTGGTGTCCCTATGAATGATTATTACTGATTACTGCAATGAGGGTGGATAAACCGATCCCTGGAAAATGAGGACTGAAATACAGGTTCAAGGTTTCCCAGGGCACAGGTTCAGGAGAAACATGCAGCCCAAACCCTCCCTTCTCACAACTGTATAAACTTTTCTACTTtccattttctctccatttcttctcccctctttttatttatatattcatatattcactttctctttttgtttttccccctaaaTTTCCAGAGTATAAATTGGAATGTGTGGTAGACACATTGTTATGCTCTCCAAATAAAAATCCTTGCCATGAATGCTTGTTGAATGTATCTGTGTACTTTCCATATTGAGAAAAACTCAACTAACAATTACAACCCCAGCTTCAAATTAAACTCCACCAAGTTAATtctcagaataaaataaaacatcaaccACAACATTGCCACACTCCTGGTAAAGTTCTGAATGCACTGGAGGACAACTGTAAATTtgattactgtaaataaattgttccatttaatatatttttccaaattgAGTCCAAATGTATATCATGTTTTGCTTCATCAGACAATCAGtcttgaaataaatgtaaggCACAACAGTGTCCATCAACAGTGAAGACAAATGGGGCATCAGTAATAACCCACTAAATACTGTACAATTAATTTCATCCAGATTCACTTCAATTAAAAGATTCATAGCCTGTTTTTTGATGTGCAAACACAAATTCACTGTTACTGAAGTATGGATATATAGGGCTTTATAGGCAATGCTATTTTATCTATTGTTTgattatatacatataatttatATTCCATTATGTATACATTCATATTACCGCCTAATTGCTTTGACCTATGAAtatacaaaagcaaaaaaaagtgcattcaAATAATTCAATTAGCATTTCCTATCGATATAAGGAAAATATGAGAACGATTTTCTATTTTCGTTCTCCCTGCTTCCGTTTTTTCAGATATAAATTCCTGGGAGGACACCACTCTGAAGCTCGTCCTCTTCAGAGATCAAGCCGCTCCACGAGACCGACGTTTCGAAGTACGCAAACCACGGAAAGGATGACGCCAATGGCACGCTCTCTTCTGACAGCCCTGACCGTCTGCTGTTTTGCTGCACTCTTTGGTAAGATACTGCATTTTTACTACATACCGtcatcaaaattaatttgaggGAAAAAACTTTTCAGTCTTAAGATTATTTCCAGTAATGGACATTTTCTACACTTTGGTGAAACGTTTTTACTCCAGCAGtggtttgaaaaaatatatatatttttttcatattcataagattatttacaataatatatgcTCATATTGTATCCTTCAATTACCATTGAAATTCAGACCGTAATTAGCCTACATAATTACATCGTATAGGCCTAAGCTATTTCGgtctcattcatttattcatgtatgAGTCTTTAGCCTGCAGGGTTCTGTCgtacataattacataatataataataataacattattattattattattattattattgttgttattattattattatcattattattattattattattattattattatgtcattttatttccagTTCTTCCCATCGAAGGATTCGCCGTTGGTGTTTCTTGCCGTTGCTTGAGAACGCCCTCGACCTTCATCCACCCACGCCAGTTCAAGCGCCTGGAGATCATTCCGCTGGGCGCGCACTGTCGGCAAACCGAGATACTGTGAGTCGGAGAGAGCTAACCGCAGCGCCTCAGATAAAACTTCAGAAGACGTGAAAAGCGCTGGCAGGGCAGCAGAGAGCGAAGCGTGGTGGCAGGGAAAATAATCCATTACTCATCAACTGTTTTCCAACGCCACAATTGTTCATGCGGCATGTTTATCCACCCACGCGACTCTTCACACTTTACagtgaaacattattttcctttacTCGGAGCGGAGAAGTGAAACTTAATGAAGATTTTGGCAGCATATACCGTGCCTTCCTGTGGTTTCATATTATCGTTGAGTTATGGACCACCATTTGAAATGGGGTTTTTCGTGtcataaaaaatctgaaaagttCTCCAGCTCTTAAAATAGCCAGACAAATTTGCAAATAGCCTAGTCTAGacaataaaactttaaattagTGTTTCAAGCCTAAATTCTCATACACTAACAATTTAGGactgtttaaaattaaaaaattttgtcctagttttgttttatttaacttttaccATATCTTTCATTCCCCAAACAGaatcacattgaaaaatgatAGGACTGTTTGTGCAAACCCGAATGCAAAATGGATCAAAAACGTCATCGAAAGAGTGATACCGTAAGTACAGTGTCTccataaatgcagtttaaatgcacaaacatgcaagcatacacacgcacacatacagacacacacaccacttgaGGAAAATGCTAAGACTTGTGCTAAACATTAAGTTGAACAATTAAAATTGACAGTTGACAGCCTCATTACTAAATGGTTCCGTGAATGAAAGACTATTCTAATTTTTCTTGTATCTTGGAACAGAAAGGACAACCAGAAAGTACAGGAATAAGAAACGCACCTGAAAATCATCACGCCCACAAATACATCCTGAAGAAAGTAACAATTTATGTACAATTTGTGAAATCTCTCTTGTatgtaacaaaaatattaaatacattggATATTCTCACTTAGTTATACAATGCATTACAAAACAACTTTGAACTCATTGCTGAATGTAATAACTCCaataaaatgtgactttttaaaaatgcagactaATTGATCATTTCATGATGGAATCTCAAAGgcagtaaaaacagaaaatttgtTTTGGTTAATGATTTCATTTCTGAGGGGGGAATGTGTTAGGCAGAATGATATACACACTACAAGGAAATAAAGGTACTGTAACACATGATATGACATGTTCACATGACACATGCATTACCccctcaaaacaaaacaaattccacACGTCTTGCAGAGTAGAAATCTACACCCTGTGCTGCAGATATAGAACTGCTGCTAATGATTACCACAAAGACTTCTCTAAGCCTATCCTGGTGAACATTTCAGTCTAAACCAGCCTATGCTGGATAAGCAGGTTTAAGTTGTGTTTTCATCACTTTTAGCACAGGAGGTTAACGTTAGCACCGGaggttattcatttattttgctctcTTGAGGGCCCTTGTGGTTAATATGCAGACTGATTGCGGTAAGAGAAAATAACTGTACCTTCGAGAGTGGAGGAATGTGTGAAGCTCATTATTACACTTTTCAACAATTTTCAGCAGGGCATGTATAACGGTGTTAAACCAAAAATTGAGACTGTCAAATTCTGTGACCCTAGGGGGTGTTGAATAGCAATTTCAGCTAATTCACCACCAGGTCACTTGTTTTGATAGAGTTGTGTTACCACAGCTGGTGGCACCTTGTGTATGGTCAGTGTATAGTGCCCTGCGAAAAATGCTTCAGTGACAACAGCAATGAGTTTGAGACTTCACCTGACAATATTTGGTGGATTTCTTAGTCGTTAGACATAGTTTTAACCAGGTGACATACTATTCTAGGGTCACAGAATTTGATGCAGCACCTGACTGGTTTAAACTTGGCACATGAAGCAGCTCGCTCATCTGGCCCATCAGCGACACATAACTGGACCTGTATGCGATTCATTATAAAGATCCAATGGCATTCCGACAGGTCGACAGTGAGGCAAATGGACGAGTCCGTGAAGTAAGCGGTAACAGGTTCTCTCCGTTCACTTTAATTCAAGATAAAGGAAATTCCATTTGCGATAGGAACTCAGATCGGCTGTTCCTAAATCCAAACGAACATATTTAATGTAACACGTCGACGAGTAAACATGGCAGCCTGCACGAGGAATATAGCAAAAGGTCAGTTTAATAACAGCACGTAGATACGTTTCAGATTTGGATATTattgtatttctctttttccaaAGTAGCTAATCTAGTTCGTGATGTAAGTGTTGAGTGTCATTTTAAAGAAGCCATTTACATGAACGCAGGTTTGCTGTGTCTAGCTAGCTTACCAGGAGGTAACCTAGTAGCAGTCAATTTGTAAATTAAGAAGAGGGCAGGTAATATTGATACTGTTGCGATACATATATGTACTGTAGCGAACGCTAAACATTTTGTTCAcacccaaaaatgaattttagtTACAGGAAGTTGGAGTGCTAGCTAATAACGTTTTGCGAGCATTAGCTTGCCAGCTGCCTAAGATGCTGACATCATGGTTATGTATGTGTGATAAAATAAGGTGATGCAGGCAAGGCAATCATAAAATGCATGGCTGCATTCTACATTTAGGATTTTTAATGGTCTGGACCCTGcatggcttttattttcttttatagtTTTAACTGGATGCCACAGACACTTGCTGATACCTTGCGGTCAGTCTTTGACTAGCATCTCACAGACTGCCTCTAGACATCTCCCGACCAGGAACTTTGCTGCAGCAGCGAAGTAAGTGTAGTTATTTCGACTTTTcgcaatgttttgttttcgcaAAGTAACCTAGAAACTGATACATTTTACGCACCATGTATTGCACGTCCACTGTCGTGTCAAATGTTTTGCTTCCAGTCATCATGGTAGTGCTTGTTTCAAGATTTTGATAATTTGTTGAGAGTAACTGTCAGATATGCCTgagtaaaatctttttttatgcaAGGAGGTATGTAGTAGAGAGGGCTGCTTAAATGAGgtacacattttgaaaatatttttaaatgaccatagtttgcaaaaaataatagcaaaaataataacTCCACCACAGGccagccaaaaaagaaaagaaagatgaaaAGACAACGGTGGAGAAGAGGGAGCGGATCATTGACAACACAAATCGGCATAAGCCATACGGCTACACGGCCTGGTCCCCCACTGATGACGTCTACATAACGAAGTTCTATCCCAAACCAGTCTATGACCCCGGCACGGCAGTGGACATGCTGAAGAGTTTTCAGCGGATAGATCTCACCTCCCCAAAGCAACCAGTTTACATCGACTTGAAGCTGGATATGAAGCTGGAGAAGAAGGTAAGTGCTTCAGCTGTCACTCCCCACAGTCACTTGGGAATGTACGTGCATCTTGGCAGCTCTACAATCGAATTAATTACAGTTGCGTTGCTTTTATTCTTCACAACGAACTTGCATTCTACTGTGATTGGCCAAGATGTGTCACATGAGCCGGCTGCACCACTCATTGAAGAAGATGTTTTCTGCGTTTAGGAAAGCAATGTGCTTATTCTGAGTATTTGTTTctcaaaaaaacttttataaaaCACTAGTTTTCTTTATTCAAAGTCAGCATTCAACCACCAGTTATCAGACACTTTAAACGTTTCTTGCAGAAAAAAGTGGATCCATTTGTGAGCACGGTTCATTTGCCACACCCATTCAAGACAGAAATGAACAAAGTCTTGGTTTTCACAGAGGTGAGTCGTACGTGGTGGCGCCTAGCTTGTGATAGCTGTCGTATAATATTTTGGAGATTTCAACTCTTGCATATAATCTCAGTGCTGATCTTGAGATGCACGATTGCATTATCTGCACGTTAGAAAAGTGGTGATCATGAGATAACAATATCCATGACTCATGATTTCAGAGTGGGTGTcacctaatgtttttgtttaaaaaaaaaaaaaaaaaaaaaatctttgactgttctgtcaaaaaagaaaaggttacTGTACTAATAGGAAACAGTGCATACTGTCCCTGGAAATACAAGTATTATTGTAAATTCAGCCTTTGATAAGTTCTACATTACAGTGGCGTTGCTACTTTGTACTTGGTAGCATTGTGCTTTTCCCTCTGGCTCTTACTGGGATATATTGTGTACTTCcctgaaaataaatagaaatatctATAAgaagaaatagaaataaaatataatatgtcTATTCATTGGTTGGTTAAGCCATCGAGACCTCCAACACATTGTGCCTGAGCTCATGCAGTTGTCTGTGAATGAGCAtctctacagtatgtgtttttCTCACAGGATCCAGATCAGGCCAAACTAGCAGTGGAGAACGGCGCGGCTTTTGCGGGAGGGGAGGAGCTCATTCCGAAGGTGAGCGATGGCCAATCGGATGATTCAGGACAAGTCTGGCTGTCAAATCAGTACCCCGCAACTGCAGTCAAGTAGTCTTTTTGTTAGCGATGGAAAAATCTAGAGTTTTGTGCCTGGGCATCATTGTGGTGCATTTTGTTAATCACTTGTTAAtaacctttttaaaacatattttcaattattttcagatACTGGATGAGGAAATAGTAGCCGATTTTTACCTGTCGGTGCCGGGATTCATCAATAAACTGAACCCCTTGAAAAACAAGCTCCGGAAGAAGTTTCCCAAGAGCAAGAGAGGTAGAAAGCGTTGAGCTGGACTGAGGTTGTTAAGCTCTCAGTGAGGAACCTTTTGTGTCCGTTAAGGAGAGGCTGCTGGTTGGCTCTGTTccggtgtgtggctgtgcaccACAGTCTTGTGGGGAAGGGATTCttataatgtaaatgtaccTTGCagaagtctgtgtgtgcacacacatttcagattAATATgtcaaccctttgaagagtaggttttttggaatgttttttcaaaattctatatcagtgttctagaactctgttgctttccaattaccagtagtgactgtgacatcagcattataatgttcagttaagaacattctaatcacatgtgtGATCTCATACCATTGGAGGGTTAAACATTTCCATCAGTTTACAGCTCTGCTCAGGCCCTCTTGTTTTCTCCTTCAGGGCTGGTTGGAGTGGATATTCTAAAAATGCTTCAGCTATTCAAGACGGGCCACGAATACCTGGTGGAAAGAGACTGTTACGTCGTGACGAAAATAGCTACGGTAGGCTCACCGTTGCAGTCGAGGTCAATCGAGGTCACTAATCAATCGAGGTCACCGTTGTGTTTTGAAACATTTGTGTTTGAGAATTCATAGCAGCATTGGAAAGTGTTAGATTGTGTTAGATATAACCCGGGTGTTTGTTGTTAGCGTGGGAGGTTGACGTTAGCACGGGAGATTGACGTTAGCACGGGAGTTTGTCGTTCGCGCTGGAggttaatcatttattttgctctCTTGAGGGCCCTTGTGGTGAATATGCAGACTGGCTGCGGTAAGAGAAAATAACTGTACCTGGGAGAGTGGAGGAATGTGTGAAGCTCATTATTAAATTAGTATGCTGAAGGCAGCACAGAATGGCTTTGTTCCCATTGCAGAGAGAAACCATAACTCGCAAACAAGTAAAATCTGTAGGTTTATGGCTGACACATTTAGTGCTCAGGTTCAATTCAGTCATGACCCCAATGAAGCTAATTGTAAAGCAGAATATTTCGTCTTTGTCTTGAATAATAGGCTAACAGAGGAATACAGATCAAATAGATGTCATAGATGTAGTGCACAGTTTGAAAGTTGAAACCCAACTGAGAATCCAAGGGTAAATGATGAAATTATTGCTATGCAGTTTTCACCAACCTGTAACCCACTTGATGATATTGCATTACGCTACTGTTTCTTTTCCCACAGTGTACAGTAGGTCAGTAGATACATTTCCAAAATGCGACTCATGCAAGTAAAATATTTGGCATTCCTGTCAAAGTGTTATTATTTCTACTGAGAGACTTCCAGAGGTGTCGATGGTATGGGTTCTCTCAAACCTTTGTGAACTGTGATGGggtctgtctccctttctctcacagtgggaattattcagtgtttttatccTACAGCCGTCCTGGTTTAAAGGACTCTgggatttcagattttttttttgatggggcCTTCATAAAGGCCCTTTGATGGCGTGAACATGGTAGCTGGCTTTCTGTGAAGTCCACAGCTTCCTGTGCAGGCCTGGCTCTTTAACCCTTAGTGTGCACTTTAATTCTGTTTGCTTTAACACCAGTTTGTGTATGAGGGCGAACAAGGTACAGAGAGCCTGAAGGCCTTAATGTAGCCGCACATCAATCTAcggaaggaaaacaaacagccaggGTAAGGAGAGTGATTGCTCAACCAAGCGCCATTCATCTTTAAAAGTGGCATAGTTTCACAATGGGCTTCCTGGCGGGATTCAGATTTGGTTCCTCCTTTTGAAAGGGCATCCCCGGCGGTTTGTTTTACGGAGATTGGTTGTCGAAATTGATTT is part of the Anguilla anguilla isolate fAngAng1 chromosome 10, fAngAng1.pri, whole genome shotgun sequence genome and encodes:
- the mrpl1 gene encoding 39S ribosomal protein L1, mitochondrial, whose product is MAACTRNIAKVLTGCHRHLLIPCGQSLTSISQTASRHLPTRNFAAAAKPAKKEKKDEKTTVEKRERIIDNTNRHKPYGYTAWSPTDDVYITKFYPKPVYDPGTAVDMLKSFQRIDLTSPKQPVYIDLKLDMKLEKKKKVDPFVSTVHLPHPFKTEMNKVLVFTEDPDQAKLAVENGAAFAGGEELIPKILDEEIVADFYLSVPGFINKLNPLKNKLRKKFPKSKRGLVGVDILKMLQLFKTGHEYLVERDCYVVTKIATLDMPKEHILSNLQTVIEDVCTHRPASFGPFIQKAIISSATSEALEFQFHLPAVEEDAV